The following proteins are co-located in the Flectobacillus major DSM 103 genome:
- a CDS encoding serine hydrolase domain-containing protein, translating to MNLFTRLLGLYLLLLGLPLMAQRSLQQRIDSLLAAPTTKPFNGIVQIAQNGRTIYKKSKGYAHYLQQTQLLSKHQFVIGSISKQFTAVIVLREYDKGHIRLHTPIGRYLPNLSMPWKDTVTVHQLLTHTHGIVALDKPLAFVAGTKYAYSQIGYDLLAKIAESTSRKSFATLSNELFKACKMYQTFHPDKLPSSERLLKGFTEQPDGRLVEETETFENYVAAGAFISTAQDLIIWDTYFFGGKLLQKNTYKLLTTKQKNAHRAHPIFGPTDYGYGITVDTKDHILQLGQTGFAPGFISMNFYFPATQTSVVVLDNVVWDSQDLFKTFYYHLQILKAVRQAIGNTN from the coding sequence ATGAACCTATTTACTCGATTATTAGGGCTATACTTATTACTCTTGGGACTGCCATTGATGGCACAGCGTTCGCTACAACAGCGTATTGATTCGCTGTTGGCGGCTCCTACTACAAAGCCTTTTAATGGCATTGTACAGATTGCCCAAAATGGACGAACAATTTATAAAAAAAGCAAGGGATATGCTCACTATCTACAACAAACCCAGCTTTTGTCAAAACATCAGTTTGTGATTGGGTCTATTAGTAAGCAGTTTACGGCTGTAATTGTTTTGCGAGAATACGACAAAGGTCATATTAGGCTTCATACGCCGATTGGTCGGTATTTGCCCAATTTGAGCATGCCTTGGAAAGATACCGTTACGGTACATCAGCTACTAACTCATACGCATGGCATTGTAGCACTCGACAAGCCTCTGGCTTTTGTAGCTGGCACAAAATATGCGTATTCGCAGATTGGCTATGATTTGTTGGCTAAAATTGCAGAAAGTACTTCTCGAAAATCATTTGCAACGCTATCTAACGAGCTGTTTAAAGCTTGTAAAATGTATCAAACCTTTCATCCCGACAAGCTTCCTAGCTCAGAACGATTATTAAAAGGCTTTACAGAACAACCCGATGGGCGTTTGGTAGAAGAAACCGAAACTTTTGAAAATTATGTAGCAGCAGGAGCTTTTATTTCAACGGCACAGGATTTGATTATTTGGGATACCTACTTTTTTGGAGGAAAACTTTTGCAAAAAAATACCTATAAGCTATTGACTACCAAACAAAAAAATGCTCATAGGGCTCATCCTATTTTTGGGCCTACCGATTATGGCTATGGCATTACCGTAGACACCAAAGATCATATTCTTCAACTTGGACAAACGGGTTTTGCCCCTGGCTTTATATCGATGAACTTTTATTTTCCTGCTACCCAAACCAGTGTGGTGGTACTCGATAACGTGGTTTGGGATTCGCAGGATTTATTCAAAACTTTTTATTATCACCTCCAAATCTTAAAGGCTGTGCGACAGGCTATCGGTAATACAAATTAG